The sequence atatgaaatatatatttatagaatcaaaattttttatacctatttattatttttgcatataattatattgctacatttttttttttcttttatatcaattatttaattcaaccttatatatatttatatttctcttttataatcagtaattattattttattttattcaactttttttaaattattaagatatattttttaaaattgtcACAAACTTCATAAAAAGAAATGTGCATATTATTGGATATTCTAAGATTATGCTTATTTGTCcatattttctaaaataataaaacatcatatttctttaatataattatatatacatttattaaaaaaataaaaaaattattataaaactgtgaatttttttgttaagtGAAGTATACATTAGTATAATACTATTTatacttatattttaaaacttttaattttgtgttctttttttcataattttatctaaatgtgtacatattattatttttaatcagTAACAAAACCTTTACACTTTTTATAGCATTATTGttagatttattttttaattatatttacatatgtTAGCTATATACTAcacaaaaatataagaaaaacctaaattttttaataagtttcTAAATATAGACCTAATAACGCAGtttcatttaaaatgtaTTATCACTgcattgttttttttttaaatagtaaTGAAATAGAtttatttatcatatatatttggaatactaaaattattttgccgcaaataattataataaaaaagtttatacaaggattaattaaaaaaaattatataacataaagttatattactttttatattataattttattttattataaagaataaatttccatatattttataatatacataataacacaaatcaaatatattaatattttttaattggcGAATAAAGTCTACTTATgctataaacaaaaaaaaaaaaaggaaaaataaatatgataaacAAAAcgtattcatttttatctagttaaaattttttttttattaattatattatttttatatttacaattttttttttttttttattttattttagatatatgaaaagaagaaaatttaaaataaaataaacctTCAAATtaacaataatattttatgatataCAACTTAAAacgaaaataaattttaaaaaagttaagAACAATTTATGTAAGTAATTAATAATTCCTTTCCCTTTATGTATAAAGTGAATAAACATGTCATTTTCTGTTAATTTAAAGTTAATGAAATATtctaatatgaaaaaattttatgctTCCTTAAAggtataaaatatatatataaatattaattaaaaagaaattaaacattttagaaaaaatccgttcatatattttaaaaaaaataataataaaaaagaaaaaaaaaaagaataaactataaatacatttttagatatatatatatgatgttaatatatgttttgatttatttttatatatatgtatttatattaatttaaaaatatactttattaaaaaattaattgttAGGGAAGAAAATTTTCAGCAACAAGCAAGGTATTTATTGACAAAAATACAACAGTAATATGCCAAGGAATTACAGGAAAacaagtattttttttttttctctatttttattagttcttcataattaattttaatttattattatttattttgtttcattaagctttaattttttattattcttaatgataataatattaatatattacttATATAGGGAAGTTTTCATACAACAGAGGCTTTAAAGTACGGAACAAAAATGGTAGGAGGTGTGAATCCAAGAAAGAAGGGAACCTTATGGAAAAGCAACGATAACAAATACACATTACCAGTGTTTGGTTCTATATTAGAAGCTAAAGAACAGACTAATTGTTATGCATCTGTTATATATGTTCCCCCAGAACATGCTAAAAATGCAATTATTGAATCTATTGAATCTGAAATTCCATTAATTGTGTGTATAACTGAAGGGATATGCCAACATGATATGATTGAAGTAAAAAATTGCCTTAACATGTCAAAAAAAAGTACTCTGATTGGTCCTAATTGTCCAGGCATTATAAAACCAGGGGAATGCAAAATTGGAATTATGCCTTCacatattcataaaaaaggATGTGTTGGAATTGTAAGTAGAAGTGGAACATTAACATATGAAGGAGTGAATCAAACAACAAAAGTAGGATTAGGGCAATCTACATGTATAGGAATAGGGGGAGATCCATTTCATGGTACAAGTTTCATTGATTGTATTAAATTGTTTTTGGAAGATGACGAAACaaaatgtattttattaattggggAAATTGGTGGAAATGCAGAGGAACAAGTGGCTGAATGGCTAATACAAAATAATGTAGATGatgggaaaaaaaaaaaaaaaccagTTTTTGCATTTATAGCTGGAAAGTGTGCACCACCAGGAAAAAGAATGGGCCATGCAGGTGCATTAATTAGTGGAGGTAAAGGAACAGCAGATGAAAAAATTGAAGCTCTCAGAAGTGCAGGTGTTCATACTATTACGAATCCCACACAAATGGGGAATGCGATTTACTCTGTAATGAAAGATTTATAAGAATTGTTTGTTTACGATAAAATACATCTATGATTTTTAAGTATTCTTTACATTGAGTACTCATttaaatacatttatttcaataaatgaaaaattaatttttactttaaaaatatatatatatatgtacattttaacttattattatttataattaattatcataaaaaaaatataattattttcacatatatataaaatatttacatcGTTTTTTaggattttttttaaaaaattaaaatgaataattactacaaattttatgattttatatttattgtttGTTTAGTCCAtttgaaaatatttctaattgtacatatatttttatatggaACATAAGTTATTACCTAGCTGAAagtttaatataaaattatatttttgatacatattaaatattaaaaattttgaatattttaaaagagcTTTATTTGGGATGAAATAATCGTAgggaatttttttattatatatttaaataagtgaaatgatttttttttattttaaataatttagaatAAATTTCATAACAAAagtagatattttttttatctataattttttcattatatttgtatatacatacatatatataattattttactctacaaaaattttcatttataatatattatatatataacatgCTTTTATTATggattaaatttattttatattttttaagacAATTTGATgtgttatttatttttattttttacttgtTGAAAAAATATGAGAAATATgaaagtttaaaaaattactattTAAACAATGAAAAGtgttgtattttttttttaaaatatcaagtatatttgaatattaaatctttttaaataagataTTCTAAGTattctcaaaaaaaaaaaaaaaaaaataaaatgtatatagGAATAACGTAACAACatgtaatatattattaaataaaaacaacaTTGTACTTGCtcatctttatttaattataatccactttttttattttatttattcatattctttataatatattttgcaatatgaaaaattatattatctaTAATTCGTCGGTAGTTTGCTGTTTTTCTTCTGTCTCATTTGCACTTTCTTCATCTTTATCATCTTCTCCTTCCGATTCATCTTGATCTAAATCTTCTTCTTCACTAGTATGATCTTTTGATGATGGTAAAACGACATTTTTTCCAATATCTAATTTAAAATCTTCTGGATATCTGACAATATCACCATAATCAGTTAAAGATGTTACAGCAATTTTTAAAGCCTTTTCATTCCATAAATCATAAGTGATTTCTTTACCTTCAAAAACTccttcttttatttcatttatattaattgaaCCTGTTTCATGTGAAGGGTCAAAATAAACCTTGACAATTTCTTCTTTGTCTATAAACCCGTCTTTATTAGAGtcaaagaaattaaaatctTCAAGTGCCATATCATCATCTTTTTTAGAGTTTGGATCATCTGTTCTTGTTTGTTTGAATTCTTCTAATGATATTCTTCCATCTTTATTTACATCATGATGTTCTAAAATTTCGGAGATttctaattcttttaattcttcatCTCTTACTGGATCAACTAATAAACCAACTTCATTAatgtttaatttattatctttatccTTATCAACAATTTGGAATCTTTTTAATAATCCTTCAGAATGTTTTTCTACTTCTTTTTCATCTAAATTTTGAGAAAAAGCATCATTTAATTCagttaatgaaatatatccATCCTTATCTGTATCAATTTGTTTCATTTCCACTTGTACTTGTTTTAGAAATACTTCATTCTTTACAAAATTTGACCATGTTTCTAATTCTTCAACACTTAATACTTTATCATTATTCTTGTCAATTAtgtgaaatattttttctaatctTTCTTTAGCACCTTGTATGTTTAATCCTAAAATTTCCATTACTTTGTCATCACTTAATTGAGACAAATCATCAAGTCCTTTCATATCAGAGTATTTCTCCTGATCTGCATTggtattttgttttaaataaGATACCAAAATTATTACTAAAAAACACATATATGTTCTcatctttattttatgtatatgGATATTTAATATGTGTGTTAATTTTCCAATattattatgttttattttatttttacttaaaaaaaaaaaaaaatagaataaagaaaaaacacTATGAAAAAATGCAATTGgaatatttcattaaaatgcTTATGAATTaacaattatataaaaatgaaattgctaaaaaaaaaaaaaggaatgtttttaaaaaaaattaaattattaattacaatcgcatttttctttaatatatacTCATATTCTtgtaagtatatatatatatttaataacttgtgcattaattttttttctttcgtgaaaaatatttaaaaagaattaattttttatagtaattttaaaaagatacAATGTTTACttctatttattattaatattatacttTGATCTTCAttcctttattatttttcacaATTTACtagatttatttaatatcataaaattttcaaaaataattattccaaaaaatatttttgaacaaaaaattataaaaaaaaataaaataaaaagaaagtaaaaaatattgtgCCAGTATCTTCAATCTTAAATGtgttatgatttttttttttttttttttgatatatgcACGCTAAAAAATGTAATGATTTAGATAAAGAAATTACATATTGCATATGTATTGTTAACTTAAAAACATATGCTTATTCGTAAGTTttactttaaattttttaaaacaataagcagtttataaattttaaaaaaattttagtgacgatacaaaaaaataacaaaaagaaaaaacctatttctttcattaaaaaaaaaaaaaaaaataattttttttttttttttttgtgtagtTTTATGACTTATAAACTGGCTTTTATAttctaatattaaatatgaatTAACTAAAACGTATAgaatgatataaaattaatacaaagtatatctttataatttaaaaaaaaaaaagataccGATTATTTTTGTGTAtataatataacaaaaaagtaattacaaaaaataataaattcttctattttttaatatatgtttataaaaTTCAATCATAagctattttttaaataagataatattagaaaaattaattttacttaAGTTTAATAGAAATACTATATGCTTAATGATTAacatataaacaaaaaaaataaataaaataaaataactttCTTATGATTAAACTTCCCtatatgcattttttttttattcattaaaattagaaaaaaaatatattcataataaaaaaaaaggaatactGAAAATGTAACAAGATTTCtacattattatatataattttaggTATGAATTGGCGTTTAATCTACTGTAAAAAAGACAGaattatgcatatatatatattatattaaaaacatcctatatttatttaaaaaaaaaaaaagaattgaaATTTATTCGTATTTCAATAAAtgacagaaaaaaaaactgatatatttttaaaataaaattaattctagtacatcttttaataataaataaaaataaaatgaaataaaataataaaattataaaaataaatgcatataaaaaggaatatattaatgaaataaaaaaaaaccttttgtaaattttaagtatcttacttttttttttgcattatataaaaatactgttttaaatgaatacgttatcataataatatttccttggaataaataatatgacttattatcatataaaaatataaatattgaatgcataatatattcatagtttttttctttattttaatattgataaattataaaaaaaaaaatttaacaaataaaaaggagttatttaaattaacaaagaaaaaaaaaaaaaaataagagtaTTAATGATATTAACTACACATAACTGTTAGAAACACTAAATttccattattattttataactaaatgcatattaaaaatatttaatacaaTTATTGAAACAACTTATATACCATTATAGGTAAAATGTAAAAGATTGTCTTCGTTGtattatatgaaataataattgtTCTTCATATATACAAGcatatacttttattaatacttctacttaaaaaaaaaaaaataatattataattgtaTATTCATTATACAAAAAGAGAAAGatcatattaaaatatttaaggtCATATTTCATAATATGTCTAATTCATATAACAAAAACATACTCCCTTTatagaaattaaaatttttttagtatatgctattaatatatataattttttattaaaaattacataaatatttctttttttctctattttttCCTATAATTCATCCTCATAATTTGCATTGTTTATAAATTTcaaactttttattaaattttgatTAATAGATATTCCCCCACTTACAACATTTTCAACAAAATTATGAACATTATTAGCATCTACTTCTCCATCATAGATGCGAAATTTTTGTCTTTTAGGTCTAAATGCTACTAGAATTAAGCAATTGGAATATGTGCATTTATTTTGCAATCCAAATGATTCTAATATATATGGATTATCataaacatttatatataaaatttttaaggGATCACTGGAAAATTTACTTgctactttttttatatcatcatcgaattttttataatttttttttaaaagttttaatACTAAAAAGCATATTTGGGAATCTTTTTCACGACATTGTCCtgcttcatattttttttttgttaattctTGATAACTTGTAACATGTCCATATAAATTATTCTGTAGTCTATTTTGAGCAACGATGTGGcttaattttaatgataaaatgttaaaattaaaattttttaattgcgTCAAATCTCCTGATAAGTTATCTATATCTTCAACAACTAGAAGAGCAGGcgttataatattttttttaaaaagtttcataattttataattagtATTGTATATAACGGCCATATTAACTCTTTTTTCAAATTCTTTTGATAATGCTTTTAGCATTGCAACATTATTAGTATGagatacaaaaaatataacttttGGTTTATCAACATTTTGTGTAAGAAAATTATctagtttttttttgttggaaatttctatatatgaataaggtatattattatttatgaaTGATGTGATGCTTTCATCTGTTCTACTACCATGAAAAGTTTCATAAGTTTTATTTGATTTCATTAATATAAGATGAGGTAAAGATTTAACATGATATTTTCTGCATAAACCTTGTTCTTCTTGACAATTTACAACAGCAAAGGTGACAAAACCATCAAAATTTttagataattttaaatatttttttttaaaagatatgCAGTGAGAACATGAAggagaataaaaattaataactaACGAAAATGTTATATCGTTAAGAACTGATTCAAAATTTcttgaatttatttttaatacttcgtttttatatatatcctCATATTCTTGAAAGTTACTATAATTTGATCCTCCAGAAGTAAacttaaaatgaaaattgcCAGCGCGACCGCCACCACCTCCCCTACCTCCAGCAAACTGCCTAAAAATTTCATTCACAACATCTTCATCAAACTGAAAACCATGAGAATGCTCTCTACCTTGAGATTGTGCTGTTTGTGCATAATCTTTACCGTACAtatcatataattttcttttttccgGGTCAGATAATGTTTCATATGCATTAGCAATTTCAATAAagtctttttctttatctggAGCTACATCTGGGTGATATTCTTTGGCTAACTGTCGGTAAGCTTTTGAAATATCTTCTTTTGTTGCATTTCTTTTCACTCCCAATCTTTTGTAGTAATCCATTCCCTTAccaaaagataaaaaaaatgataatattaacAAAAGAATAGAATGAAaagtttttaatttcttccTTCTTTTTACATTTGTAACATTCATTATTCTGTTAGATATAGTTAAATattctcttctttttttcatatatataactaattattttttattatttttaaaaattatttgtaaaatatatatatatatatatatatacttaattttatttttattttttatttttacattagaTTTAATCAATCATCtctaaatttaatttttttatcttattattttaatatttttttatataatttttttttctgtacgtaaatagaataaattttttaaaatatcattCATACCTGTTGCacacaataaaaaaaaaatatttaaaaaataataaataaaaaacgTGATAAGATTCGGAAAAAAATacgtctttttttttttttttttttttttttcttcaaacatttaaaaatattttattatatatatgattaataatgaattttataatcctaaatacattttattttaattatatatatataatgcaTTAATATGTATTGAattattcattttctttCGTTATACAATAccaattttaaaataacaaaaaaaaaaaaaaaagaattatctaattttaagcttttctattttctttcttatcgcatatttttcttaagtataataaaatactcttttttatttaataatgaaatgtgcaaagaaaaattaatatattttttattatttttaatttttctacaTAAACTATTTtcttgtaataaaaaaaaaaatgtgaaataaaattaataatttcttttattaggtaatgtttttatttaaattataaggtataatttttatttacatagttaagaattttagaaaaaaaaaaataaaaatatttatttcatgAATATTCAATAATTATGTATATCTTTTACTTGTAGTATTgaagtattattattttattttgatgaaattttgatatttcctgaaaaaaaattaaaaaaaaagtttatgcGCTACagataatatttaaaaaagctTTTTATgcaaaaatagaagaaacacaaaataattattacataatttttaggaataaataataaaaaataattcatctTTAATAGTTAACCAAAAAACAACATAAagatattttgaaataatgaaattcttaattttttttaagcttTACTAGCTTTATATATGCCTAggaaaaaaatcataaaacatattttaacaaatttatcttttttttttcattaaaaaaaaaaaaaagcataaaggtatttttttttttcaatagtataattctttttaatatatatgaactttagtgtttataaaatattttattgagtaataaaaaaattaagaattctttttttctaataaatttacacattataaaaaaatatttttttgtgaattaaagaaatttttaataacgAGCTaacattatatttatattataatatgtAAATACTTggaaacaattttttttatctttcttAACCAATgctcttatatatatacatatatatgcatatatataaacatatatgtgtataaatagatatatttttttttaaaataaaaggaggctatattgaaaaaaaaataaaaatgggaAATGTAACATCaaaagatgaagaaaatgagaaaagaagtttaattttattagatGATAACTTTTTGCATAACTTTCAGAAAAGGGATAACACTGtctttgaaaaaaaattaaaaagtttagaaaaagatgataatctatataaaaataatgaactAACAGAAATAGATGAAAGTgtaaaatcaaataaatcaGAAGActcattaaaatataatggtatataaactaaaattttaaggataaataatttataattattaatatataataatattaaatgtaaaattactatgaataaaaataaatgaaaattgcTCTCTctctctatatatatatatatttatatattcagGGAAATACATTTAACTGTTTATAAATACtttaatatatatctttatgtattatttatgaaaaaatacaaaatatttttgtattattttatttataaataaaaaaattattgtttaatctttttttttattttctttattctaTAGGTAAAGAATATgataaactaaaaaaaatgataatagaTGATTTAATTTTGGAaagtgaaaaatatattaatactcataaagataaattaaatattgtaaacaaaaataatataagaaTTCCTCAAACAAGCAGTGAATGCTtgtataatgaaaataaaatatataattgtcTTAAAAATATGACTGAATCCACctctaattttattaactcTTATACTAGATGCTATAGGCATTTGAGGAAATATGAAAGCTGtgttcaaaaaataaagatttaatttcattaaacAACCTTTTTTCATAATTGAAAACTTATTGTATtagtattttaatattttaattttcatctcatttatatattttttttgtacttcagtaattttctattattttttaattaatatatatttactaaatgattttattttttttttattagaattaagttaattattttagtaaattattatgaccaatatataataatgtatagtgtatatttttaaatattttggtcttttatataacatattttaaattatatatttttatatatatgtatattagCAAAAAATAACCAATGGAATtgttaaaattaaagaaaagttctatatatatttttttttaccttttttttttctttttctttttttttttttttgctttaatatatgtaaaaataaaaaaaaataaaaatgaaataaaatgaatatattattgtaattaaaataatattcctttaaaaaaaaaaaaaaataacttacgaatttttttaattttgaatttatttataaatataaaaaaatccaaagatatattttttttttttttatctttaattgtaattatttctttgaatagaaaaatgaaataaatatttataaaaataaaaagagatTATAAAAAGAGGGTAAGAGAGAATTAAAATGGATGATGATTTTAATATTGATGaagattatataaaaaaattatctgaaaaatataaagatgtTGATCATCCATTATTTATGAGCGAACTTCCTAAAAATATTGAAGAGAATGAAGATTTAGAGGCATTATATAATTTGATGATTAGTGATGAAAATCCTTTGAGTTTAgctaaaaattataaagaagtAGGAAATGATTATTTTAGAGATGGTGTGAAATATTATGAAGATGCTATTATTAGTTATAATAAAGGTATAGGtattttacataattatattaattcaattaatagtaataacttaaaaaaaaataatcataatcatataattaatagaaattataaaaaccatgaccaaataaaattaatagaaaaaagcAACTCCGGCATCTACAGCACCTTAAATAAAGACAATAACCCC comes from Plasmodium relictum strain SGS1 genome assembly, chromosome: 9 and encodes:
- a CDS encoding heat shock protein DnaJ homologue Pfj2, putative; translation: MKKRREYLTISNRIMNVTNVKRRKKLKTFHSILLLILSFFLSFGKGMDYYKRLGVKRNATKEDISKAYRQLAKEYHPDVAPDKEKDFIEIANAYETLSDPEKRKLYDMYGKDYAQTAQSQGREHSHGFQFDEDVVNEIFRQFAGGRGGGGGRAGNFHFKFTSGGSNYSNFQEYEDIYKNEVLKINSRNFESVLNDITFSLVINFYSPSCSHCISFKKKYLKLSKNFDGFVTFAVVNCQEEQGLCRKYHVKSLPHLILMKSNKTYETFHGSRTDESITSFINNNIPYSYIEISNKKKLDNFLTQNVDKPKVIFFVSHTNNVAMLKALSKEFEKRVNMAVIYNTNYKIMKLFKKNIITPALLVVEDIDNLSGDLTQLKNFNFNILSLKLSHIVAQNRLQNNLYGHVTSYQELTKKKYEAGQCREKDSQICFLVLKLLKKNYKKFDDDIKKVASKFSSDPLKILYINVYDNPYILESFGLQNKCTYSNCLILVAFRPKRQKFRIYDGEVDANNVHNFVENVVSGGISINQNLIKSLKFINNANYEDEL
- the ERC gene encoding endoplasmic reticulum-resident calcium binding, putative gives rise to the protein MRTYMCFLVIILVSYLKQNTNADQEKYSDMKGLDDLSQLSDDKVMEILGLNIQGAKERLEKIFHIIDKNNDKVLSVEELETWSNFVKNEVFLKQVQVEMKQIDTDKDGYISLTELNDAFSQNLDEKEVEKHSEGLLKRFQIVDKDKDNKLNINEVGLLVDPVRDEELKELEISEILEHHDVNKDGRISLEEFKQTRTDDPNSKKDDDMALEDFNFFDSNKDGFIDKEEIVKVYFDPSHETGSININEIKEGVFEGKEITYDLWNEKALKIAVTSLTDYGDIVRYPEDFKLDIGKNVVLPSSKDHTSEEEDLDQDESEGEDDKDEESANETEEKQQTTDEL
- a CDS encoding succinyl-CoA synthetase alpha subunit, putative — encoded protein: MKYSNMKKFYASLKGRKFSATSKVFIDKNTTVICQGITGKQGSFHTTEALKYGTKMVGGVNPRKKGTLWKSNDNKYTLPVFGSILEAKEQTNCYASVIYVPPEHAKNAIIESIESEIPLIVCITEGICQHDMIEVKNCLNMSKKSTLIGPNCPGIIKPGECKIGIMPSHIHKKGCVGIVSRSGTLTYEGVNQTTKVGLGQSTCIGIGGDPFHGTSFIDCIKLFLEDDETKCILLIGEIGGNAEEQVAEWLIQNNVDDGKKKKKPVFAFIAGKCAPPGKRMGHAGALISGGKGTADEKIEALRSAGVHTITNPTQMGNAIYSVMKDL